Proteins encoded by one window of Thermobaculum terrenum ATCC BAA-798:
- a CDS encoding thioredoxin domain-containing protein, producing MPNRLAQESSPYLLQHAENPVDWYPWGQEAFDKARKEDKPILLSIGYSSCHWCHVMAHESFENPEIAKIMNDNFVNIKVDREERPDIDAIYMEAVQAMTGQAGWPLNVFLTPDGKPFFGGTYFPPEDRVGMPGFKRLLLWLSEVYHTRRQEIEQSASQIAQQLLQISRAELKSHDISLEILESACQSLKSSFDHQYGGFGTAPKFPQPMTVEYLLQSFIRAQQKEYLDMVTLTLVRMSLGGIHDHLGGGFHRYSVDRTWLIPHFEKMLYDQALIARAYLHAWQVTHNSWYLKVVNRTLQYVLKDMTSSQGGFYSAQDADSEGEEGKYYLWSLDEIKRVLNEREVELVCEHYGVTASGNFEGKNILHIAKSIEDLARDHNMDLSEVEKIIDEASMKLLHYRDQRTPPAKDTKVVTSWNALMSTTLAEAGFAMNNPEYIAASQRNAQFLLDNLVVDGLLHHTYSDSKPKVPGFLEDYAALSNSLITLYEITSDGKWLESARRFVQDMIDSFWKEEIGTFSDTSIKHSDIFLQPRNLYDNATPSGNSLACMALLRLAVIFDRQDYREIASRVVRGLALVMSKHPTAFGHMLCVANTLLSPSVEIVILGDKHSVNTEALLEVIRQTYIPNKILISTTEEEASRSDLPLLQGRTLRNNKPTAFVCRNYACSMPVNEPDELREQLTLQVHAP from the coding sequence ATGCCAAATCGATTAGCTCAGGAATCAAGTCCTTATCTCTTACAGCATGCCGAAAACCCAGTTGACTGGTATCCGTGGGGACAAGAAGCCTTTGATAAAGCACGCAAAGAAGACAAGCCTATACTGCTATCTATAGGGTATTCTTCCTGTCATTGGTGCCATGTTATGGCACATGAGTCGTTTGAGAATCCTGAGATAGCCAAGATAATGAACGATAATTTTGTAAACATCAAGGTCGATCGAGAAGAGAGACCTGACATAGATGCTATCTACATGGAAGCTGTGCAGGCGATGACAGGGCAGGCAGGGTGGCCGTTGAACGTCTTTCTAACTCCAGATGGTAAACCCTTCTTTGGAGGTACATACTTCCCTCCGGAAGATAGAGTAGGGATGCCAGGATTCAAAAGGCTGTTGTTATGGCTATCTGAGGTATACCATACCCGAAGACAAGAGATCGAACAGAGCGCATCACAGATCGCTCAGCAATTGCTCCAGATTAGCAGGGCCGAACTGAAATCGCACGATATATCATTAGAAATTCTGGAAAGTGCCTGCCAGAGCCTAAAGAGTAGCTTCGATCATCAATATGGTGGCTTTGGCACTGCACCCAAGTTTCCACAACCCATGACTGTTGAATATTTGCTGCAAAGCTTCATCCGCGCTCAGCAGAAGGAATATCTTGATATGGTAACCCTTACCCTGGTTCGCATGAGCCTGGGAGGTATACACGACCACTTAGGCGGGGGCTTTCATAGATATTCCGTAGATAGAACCTGGCTAATACCTCACTTTGAGAAAATGCTTTATGACCAGGCGCTTATCGCTCGAGCCTACCTGCACGCCTGGCAGGTAACACATAACTCCTGGTACCTAAAGGTGGTCAATAGGACTTTACAATACGTACTGAAGGATATGACATCCTCTCAGGGAGGTTTTTATTCGGCACAAGATGCGGATTCTGAAGGTGAAGAAGGCAAGTACTACCTGTGGTCACTAGATGAGATAAAGAGGGTCCTTAATGAACGAGAAGTTGAGCTTGTATGTGAACATTACGGTGTAACTGCAAGTGGCAACTTCGAGGGTAAAAACATCCTTCATATAGCGAAGAGCATAGAGGATCTCGCCCGAGATCATAACATGGACTTATCTGAAGTAGAAAAAATAATTGATGAAGCTTCGATGAAGTTACTGCATTACAGAGATCAGAGAACACCTCCTGCGAAAGACACCAAGGTAGTTACGTCTTGGAATGCGTTGATGTCCACTACTTTGGCAGAAGCGGGATTTGCAATGAATAACCCAGAGTACATAGCTGCCTCTCAGAGGAACGCACAGTTCCTGTTGGACAACTTAGTCGTTGATGGTCTGCTGCATCACACTTACAGCGACTCCAAACCAAAAGTACCAGGCTTTTTGGAAGATTACGCTGCACTCTCTAACTCACTAATAACCCTCTACGAGATAACCTCAGATGGCAAATGGTTAGAAAGTGCAAGACGATTTGTACAGGATATGATAGATAGTTTCTGGAAGGAGGAGATAGGTACTTTCTCTGACACTTCTATAAAGCATAGCGACATATTCTTGCAGCCTAGAAATCTTTATGACAACGCAACACCTTCTGGAAATTCTCTTGCCTGCATGGCTTTACTAAGGCTAGCCGTGATATTCGATAGGCAAGATTACAGAGAAATCGCATCCAGAGTGGTACGTGGGCTTGCGCTAGTTATGTCCAAGCACCCTACAGCTTTTGGACATATGCTGTGTGTTGCTAATACTCTCCTAAGCCCATCAGTGGAAATCGTAATACTTGGAGACAAGCATTCTGTAAATACAGAAGCTTTATTAGAAGTCATAAGGCAAACATACATACCCAACAAGATACTCATCTCTACTACTGAGGAAGAGGCATCTCGCAGTGATCTACCCCTTCTTCAGGGGAGGACACTCAGGAACAACAAGCCCACAGCATTCGTATGCAGAAACTATGCATGTTCCATGCCGGTAAATGAGCCAGATGAGCTGAGAGAGCAACTCACCTTGCAGGTACACGCTCCTTAG
- a CDS encoding CapA family protein, which translates to MREAPGVRSGVLMVIPNGSRIRVWKKDSQVLDGYTWYRASYGSASGYVASTFLSSDLGDSSDDKDQNTIGKTIISKVDNGSNDGRAYDRKGNTWTLNAVGDIMLSRSVLYKMRYYGSYRHPYLRTANLLRDADFTIANLELPLSDRIPPPADDHTMTFVAPTAVADGLRWAGIDAVTLANNHTLNFGQAPLVDTLKALDKYGIGHFGGGVNWEQAYSPAIYNIKGVKVAFLGFDGVYWWNWSNKNAPGIATAWEDPVRESIARARHQADVVIPYFHWGVEYTSIPNQFQRHMARVAIDAGADLVLGSHPHWVQQVEVYKGKLIVYSMGNFVFDQMWSQETRQGVIVKFTFQGKNLVSAKFLPVLIEDYNQPVPATGYDYRAVLDRMGVEPIVYFAKERVPAR; encoded by the coding sequence TTGAGGGAAGCTCCTGGTGTACGTTCTGGAGTACTTATGGTCATTCCTAATGGCTCTAGGATTAGAGTATGGAAAAAAGACTCACAAGTACTAGATGGTTATACATGGTATAGGGCAAGTTATGGTTCGGCGTCGGGCTATGTAGCTTCAACCTTTTTATCTAGTGACCTTGGCGATTCATCAGATGATAAGGATCAAAATACTATTGGTAAAACCATCATCTCAAAGGTTGATAATGGTTCAAATGATGGTCGTGCTTATGATCGTAAGGGTAATACTTGGACTCTGAATGCTGTTGGAGACATAATGCTTAGCAGGTCCGTGCTCTATAAGATGAGATATTACGGCAGCTATCGTCATCCGTATCTCAGGACTGCCAACTTACTAAGAGATGCTGATTTTACTATAGCTAACTTGGAGCTACCTCTCTCAGACCGAATCCCTCCGCCTGCGGATGACCATACTATGACTTTTGTAGCACCTACAGCTGTTGCCGATGGTCTAAGGTGGGCAGGGATAGATGCCGTTACTTTGGCTAATAATCACACCCTGAACTTCGGGCAGGCACCATTAGTAGACACATTGAAAGCACTAGATAAATACGGAATTGGGCACTTTGGCGGAGGTGTAAACTGGGAACAGGCTTATTCTCCTGCTATCTACAATATAAAGGGAGTCAAGGTAGCTTTTCTGGGATTCGATGGTGTCTATTGGTGGAACTGGTCCAACAAGAACGCCCCAGGTATAGCTACAGCTTGGGAAGATCCAGTTAGAGAGTCGATTGCTAGGGCTAGACACCAGGCAGATGTTGTAATCCCCTACTTCCACTGGGGTGTTGAGTATACCTCAATACCTAATCAGTTCCAGCGTCATATGGCAAGGGTAGCCATCGATGCCGGTGCTGATTTAGTGCTAGGCTCACATCCACATTGGGTACAACAGGTCGAGGTTTATAAGGGTAAGCTGATAGTGTATTCGATGGGAAACTTTGTGTTTGATCAAATGTGGTCTCAGGAGACAAGGCAGGGGGTGATAGTCAAGTTTACTTTCCAAGGCAAAAACCTCGTATCTGCCAAGTTCTTGCCAGTCCTTATAGAAGATTATAACCAGCCAGTGCCAGCCACCGGCTATGACTATCGCGCGGTGCTGGATCGCATGGGGGTAGAGCCGATAGTTTATTTTGCTAAGGAGCGTGTACCTGCAAGGTGA
- a CDS encoding Stp1/IreP family PP2C-type Ser/Thr phosphatase: protein MLSDIWKKIRNTEQTGDSGTEPERLSDEITQPLPVMEVNKANSGDVILGIRAAARTDSGRVRRTNEDDVLLALPESNESVLPTIGIVAIADGMGGHDKGEVASRTAIEATINHLQNNPFFTEGHFLRQNLSDDDVVNVVREAVQTANRAVYRTKVEQSTDMGTTLVLALILRGKSYIANVGDSRAYIVRDRAIRRITEDHSLVERMIAAGQITEIEARRHPQRNLIFRSLGTEPVVEIDMFVEPLRSGDRLLLCSDGLNSMVSDDVIADIVSHESDVDRACRLLIRAANDAGGADNISVALVEMVALEDQTSM, encoded by the coding sequence ATGCTATCCGATATTTGGAAGAAGATTAGAAATACTGAACAGACGGGAGACTCAGGTACGGAGCCGGAGCGCTTGTCGGATGAGATAACGCAACCTCTCCCTGTGATGGAAGTCAATAAGGCTAACTCTGGTGATGTCATTCTTGGAATCAGAGCAGCAGCCCGGACAGACTCAGGAAGAGTTCGACGCACAAATGAAGATGATGTACTGTTAGCTCTTCCGGAATCCAACGAATCTGTTTTACCTACTATAGGTATTGTTGCTATTGCCGATGGAATGGGAGGCCATGATAAAGGCGAGGTTGCTAGCAGAACTGCAATAGAGGCTACCATAAATCACTTGCAGAACAACCCTTTCTTTACTGAGGGGCACTTTCTCAGGCAGAACCTATCCGATGACGATGTTGTCAATGTTGTACGTGAAGCAGTCCAAACTGCTAACAGGGCTGTTTACCGTACTAAGGTTGAGCAAAGTACCGATATGGGTACAACCCTGGTACTTGCTCTTATTTTGCGTGGCAAGAGCTATATAGCTAATGTTGGAGACAGTCGAGCCTATATAGTGAGAGATAGAGCTATACGCCGTATTACTGAGGATCATTCCCTGGTTGAGCGCATGATAGCTGCAGGACAGATAACTGAGATCGAGGCTAGAAGGCATCCTCAAAGAAACCTTATATTTCGATCTTTAGGTACAGAGCCTGTGGTTGAGATAGATATGTTTGTCGAACCTCTAAGGTCAGGAGACAGGTTACTTCTCTGTAGCGACGGTTTAAACAGCATGGTGTCTGACGATGTCATAGCTGATATTGTCTCTCATGAAAGTGATGTCGATCGGGCTTGCAGGTTGCTTATAAGGGCTGCAAACGATGCTGGTGGTGCAGACAATATAAGCGTTGCTCTGGTGGAAATGGTAGCACTTGAGGACCAGACATCAATGTAA
- a CDS encoding protein kinase domain-containing protein gives MELGVIGGRYEVEWKVGQGGAAEVYRAVDLRLGRVVALKVLRAGHAQDEKFRARFINEARAAARLSHPNIVDVYDYDEVDGTYFIAMEYVDGKNLKEYIRERGRLSEGEAIRITEQILEGLSAAHRAGLVHRDMKPQNVMVTEGGVVKITDFGIAKAVGDAGMTEAGVAFGTPHYLSPEQARGDEVTPRSDVYAVGVMMYEMLSGRLPFEGENPMRVAYAHVFEEPEGLREVAPWVSEGLVRVVERAMAKDPLERYGDAGEMLRDLRNLPLPADSHYNQDASSEPTVAVPVMSIESPPSESTRTASVISGPRRTSVYGEPEEESRSRLSPAWLLVPLLLLGFLGGCLLMRNSVLSLLPGGAQSLATPTTGMPPIVVTTGPTSTPIEPSPTPASTPTPVLPSAPENLRARLSPDGEAVELTWTDTASNETAYLVERSTDNREWFLLSTLAANSNSFTDNTISPGKKYYYRVRARGPEGYSDYALTSIEIPKPTPVPTNTPTPTPTFTPTPTPTPTPTRERVWMYAATTDYSNVNMRQDPDPNSPRLITIPYGARVRAFIPAVEGGDGNEWYEVIYRGIRGYVLADLLTIQAPPPKPTPTPTPTPTTEPTPTPTREPTPTPTPRSTPARTGSVSIRLEDSFFRGGWSNEDGYKGRSAQWIYGQRTQYWRMSTRFVLWGDREGMATLKLVGMDSEDSKKTRISILINDQEIFRGPDPLPNDTQNLNDSGNWGESTITFPSSLLNDGNNTLEIQNLEKNGGFGRPPWFMLDYAVVSFNVD, from the coding sequence GTGGAGCTTGGTGTAATAGGCGGACGTTACGAGGTAGAGTGGAAGGTAGGGCAGGGTGGAGCAGCGGAGGTATACCGAGCTGTGGACCTGAGGCTTGGGAGGGTGGTGGCGCTGAAGGTATTGAGGGCTGGTCATGCCCAGGATGAGAAGTTCAGGGCCAGGTTCATCAACGAGGCCAGGGCGGCAGCGAGGTTATCGCATCCCAACATAGTGGATGTGTACGACTATGATGAGGTGGATGGGACGTACTTCATAGCGATGGAGTACGTGGATGGGAAGAACCTCAAGGAGTACATCAGGGAGAGGGGTAGGCTGAGTGAGGGGGAGGCGATAAGGATCACGGAGCAGATATTGGAGGGTTTGAGTGCGGCGCACAGGGCGGGTTTGGTGCATCGGGACATGAAGCCGCAGAACGTGATGGTGACGGAGGGTGGTGTAGTCAAGATCACGGATTTTGGGATAGCGAAGGCAGTTGGGGATGCTGGGATGACGGAGGCTGGGGTGGCGTTTGGGACGCCGCACTATTTGTCTCCTGAGCAGGCCAGGGGAGATGAGGTGACGCCGCGGAGTGATGTGTACGCGGTGGGAGTGATGATGTATGAGATGTTGAGTGGGCGGCTACCTTTTGAGGGGGAGAATCCGATGAGGGTAGCGTATGCGCATGTTTTTGAGGAGCCTGAGGGGTTGAGGGAGGTAGCGCCGTGGGTGAGTGAGGGTTTAGTGAGGGTGGTGGAGAGGGCGATGGCGAAGGATCCATTGGAGAGGTATGGGGATGCTGGGGAGATGTTGAGGGATCTGAGGAATCTGCCTCTGCCTGCTGATTCCCACTATAACCAGGATGCTTCCTCGGAGCCTACAGTTGCCGTCCCGGTGATGTCAATTGAATCTCCTCCATCTGAATCCACGCGCACTGCTTCGGTGATATCAGGTCCAAGAAGAACTTCAGTATATGGTGAGCCGGAGGAGGAATCTAGGTCACGCCTCTCACCTGCATGGTTGCTAGTACCTTTGCTGCTACTTGGTTTCTTGGGTGGATGCCTGTTGATGCGCAATAGTGTGCTATCTCTCCTTCCAGGAGGTGCTCAGAGCCTTGCGACACCTACTACAGGAATGCCACCTATAGTGGTGACAACTGGTCCTACTAGTACCCCGATAGAGCCATCTCCAACTCCGGCTTCAACTCCTACTCCCGTCTTGCCTTCTGCTCCAGAGAACTTGCGTGCAAGGTTATCTCCTGACGGAGAGGCCGTGGAGCTTACATGGACGGACACAGCATCTAATGAGACCGCCTATCTTGTTGAACGCTCGACCGATAATAGGGAGTGGTTCCTGTTATCTACCCTAGCTGCTAACTCGAATTCCTTTACTGATAACACTATTTCGCCTGGCAAGAAATATTATTACAGGGTGAGGGCGCGCGGTCCTGAGGGTTATTCTGACTATGCTCTTACGTCTATAGAGATTCCTAAGCCTACACCAGTACCTACAAATACCCCAACTCCTACGCCTACATTCACACCTACTCCTACACCCACACCCACTCCCACCAGAGAGCGCGTGTGGATGTATGCTGCAACAACAGATTACAGCAACGTAAATATGAGGCAAGATCCAGATCCTAACTCACCTAGACTTATAACAATTCCTTACGGTGCTAGAGTAAGGGCATTTATACCAGCCGTAGAGGGGGGGGATGGTAATGAGTGGTACGAAGTGATCTATAGAGGCATAAGAGGATATGTGTTGGCAGATCTTCTTACGATCCAAGCTCCACCACCAAAGCCTACTCCTACACCCACACCTACACCTACTACCGAGCCAACACCAACTCCCACTAGGGAACCAACTCCTACACCTACGCCTCGTTCTACACCAGCTCGAACTGGCTCGGTATCTATACGCCTTGAGGATAGTTTTTTCAGAGGAGGATGGAGCAATGAGGACGGATATAAGGGCAGGTCCGCACAATGGATATACGGACAGCGTACCCAGTATTGGCGTATGAGCACTCGTTTCGTATTATGGGGAGACAGAGAAGGGATGGCAACCCTCAAGCTTGTAGGCATGGACTCTGAAGATTCGAAGAAGACCAGGATAAGTATATTAATCAACGACCAAGAGATATTTAGAGGTCCTGACCCATTGCCAAACGACACCCAAAATTTGAATGATTCTGGTAATTGGGGGGAGAGTACAATTACCTTCCCGTCAAGTCTCTTAAATGACGGTAACAACACTCTAGAAATCCAAAACTTGGAGAAAAATGGTGGTTTTGGGCGCCCACCTTGGTTTATGCTGGACTATGCGGTTGTTAGCTTTAATGTAGATTGA
- a CDS encoding protein kinase domain-containing protein: MYRVLDNRYEVEWKVGQGGAAEVYRAVDLRLGRVVALKVLRAGHAQDEKFRARFINEARAAARLSHPNIVDVYDYDEVDGTYFIAMEYVDGKNLKEYIRERGRLSEGEAIRITEQILEGLSAAHRAGLVHRDMKPQNVMVTEGGVVKITDFGIAKAVGDAGMTEAGVAFGTPHYLSPEQARGDEVTPRSDVYAVGVMMYEMLSGRLPFEGENPMRVAYAHVFEEPEGLREVAPWVSEGLVRVVERAMAKDPLERYGDAGEMLRDLRNLPLPADSHYNQDAMYELTSDFSKHNSYVDPWGVTTSLPNVPKFTSGGQHKNRVARTEIAEPGDSKRVSKPFWILLPATLLVSACVLLGATFVPFVSSRIPPIVTETPDSNLNTPSESPYPVVLVSTPIPTERTYYLRGSVPAPPENLTAVALSPYAIKLFWVDVSPNEDAYFIYRKTSGASWRRVAILGPNSISYLDKGLKPNTDYTYKVCAVNSQGSSKCPEASAHTDILPPTSTTYIITPTPELENSPEVVPTPTSTPTPEPTNTPVRLNTPISRPTATPTSTPTPTPTPTVEPTPTPTKEPTPTPTATSTPTPYPTVLPTPTKSSPPRPTVTPTNVPTPIPTIWPTPTISPTQEPVPTSTPMPRPESTEPLTTPTVRVESSGTYVPATQTPSSILITQTPQNR; this comes from the coding sequence ATGTATAGGGTGTTAGACAACCGTTACGAGGTAGAGTGGAAGGTAGGGCAGGGTGGAGCAGCGGAGGTATACCGAGCTGTGGACCTGAGGCTTGGGAGGGTGGTGGCGCTGAAGGTATTGAGGGCTGGTCATGCCCAGGATGAGAAGTTCAGGGCCAGGTTCATCAACGAGGCCAGGGCAGCAGCGAGGTTGTCGCATCCCAACATAGTGGATGTGTACGACTATGATGAGGTGGATGGGACGTACTTCATAGCGATGGAGTACGTGGATGGGAAGAACCTCAAGGAGTACATCAGGGAGAGGGGTAGGCTGAGTGAGGGGGAGGCGATAAGGATCACGGAGCAGATATTGGAGGGATTGAGTGCGGCGCACAGGGCGGGTTTGGTGCATCGGGACATGAAGCCGCAGAACGTGATGGTGACGGAGGGTGGTGTAGTCAAGATCACGGATTTTGGGATAGCGAAGGCAGTTGGGGATGCTGGGATGACGGAGGCTGGGGTGGCGTTTGGGACGCCACACTATTTGTCTCCTGAGCAGGCCAGGGGAGATGAGGTGACGCCGCGGAGTGATGTGTACGCGGTGGGAGTGATGATGTATGAGATGTTGAGTGGGCGGCTACCTTTTGAGGGGGAGAATCCGATGAGGGTAGCGTATGCGCATGTTTTTGAGGAGCCTGAGGGGTTGAGGGAGGTAGCGCCGTGGGTGAGTGAGGGTTTAGTGAGGGTGGTGGAGAGGGCGATGGCGAAGGATCCATTGGAGAGGTATGGGGATGCTGGGGAGATGTTGAGGGATCTGAGGAATCTGCCTCTGCCTGCTGATTCCCACTATAACCAGGATGCAATGTACGAACTCACCAGCGATTTTTCTAAGCATAATTCTTATGTGGATCCTTGGGGAGTAACTACCTCTTTGCCGAATGTCCCTAAATTTACCTCTGGTGGTCAGCACAAAAATCGAGTTGCTAGGACAGAAATAGCGGAACCTGGAGATAGTAAACGAGTTTCGAAACCGTTCTGGATACTGCTACCCGCTACTCTCTTGGTGTCAGCGTGCGTGTTGCTTGGAGCGACATTTGTTCCCTTCGTAAGTTCTCGAATTCCTCCTATTGTTACCGAAACCCCGGATTCTAACCTTAATACGCCTTCTGAGTCTCCCTACCCAGTAGTATTAGTGTCTACTCCCATTCCCACTGAGAGAACGTACTATCTTCGGGGTAGCGTTCCGGCTCCTCCAGAGAATTTGACAGCTGTAGCCTTATCTCCTTATGCCATCAAGCTATTTTGGGTGGATGTATCTCCAAACGAAGATGCATATTTTATCTATAGAAAAACGAGTGGTGCTAGTTGGCGTCGCGTGGCAATACTAGGCCCTAACAGCATCTCTTATCTAGATAAAGGGTTGAAACCCAATACTGATTACACATACAAAGTATGTGCAGTTAATAGCCAAGGTAGCTCTAAATGCCCTGAAGCTTCCGCACACACAGATATCCTTCCCCCTACTTCTACTACTTACATTATTACCCCAACACCTGAGCTGGAGAACTCTCCTGAAGTTGTCCCAACTCCTACTTCTACTCCCACGCCTGAGCCAACTAATACTCCAGTAAGGCTTAATACTCCTATTAGTCGACCTACGGCAACTCCTACATCTACACCCACGCCTACACCTACACCCACCGTCGAGCCAACGCCAACTCCTACCAAGGAGCCAACTCCTACTCCGACAGCGACATCGACTCCTACACCATATCCAACTGTATTGCCTACTCCCACCAAGTCTAGCCCTCCAAGACCTACAGTTACACCTACTAATGTACCCACTCCTATCCCTACCATCTGGCCGACTCCAACAATCTCTCCCACTCAGGAACCGGTTCCTACTTCGACCCCAATGCCGCGTCCAGAGTCCACGGAGCCATTAACTACACCGACTGTAAGAGTTGAATCTTCAGGTACATATGTCCCAGCTACTCAAACACCGTCATCTATCTTGATCACTCAGACACCACAAAATCGCTAG
- a CDS encoding deoxyribonuclease IV, with product MNEKNKTIQEPLIGAHVGIGGGLSKAIPRALEIGANCIQIFVSAPQQWREPAHPDEEVQLFIDAYNQSNFRAIFLHAIYLLNPAAPNTELREKSISSIISYLHWGKRLGAQGVVIHLGSSSGTTREEAEKNLVNSVKTALDNTDEVPVLLETSAGTKNSLGSTFDDLARILYKIGDTKRAAICLDTAHIWAAGYDLSSEDAVNQTFEEFDQKIGLDKLKLIHANDTNVRIGGGRDRHENIGEGIIGERGWKALLTNPGIRFKPWILETPQIADKNSGAEQIKKLRQWWEGKDDIGN from the coding sequence ATGAATGAGAAAAATAAGACTATCCAGGAACCTCTAATAGGCGCACATGTTGGTATAGGGGGAGGACTAAGCAAGGCCATACCAAGGGCACTCGAAATCGGTGCCAACTGCATACAAATCTTCGTGAGTGCTCCCCAACAATGGAGAGAGCCCGCACATCCTGATGAAGAGGTGCAGTTATTCATTGATGCATACAATCAAAGCAATTTTCGCGCCATCTTCCTACATGCAATATATCTCTTAAATCCTGCCGCCCCAAATACCGAACTAAGAGAGAAGAGCATCAGTTCCATAATCTCCTATCTGCATTGGGGCAAGAGGTTAGGGGCACAAGGTGTGGTTATACACTTAGGGTCATCATCAGGTACCACAAGAGAAGAGGCGGAAAAAAACCTTGTGAATAGTGTTAAAACAGCACTTGATAATACGGATGAGGTACCCGTTCTTCTGGAGACTAGTGCCGGCACCAAGAACAGCTTGGGATCAACCTTCGATGACTTAGCACGGATACTCTATAAAATAGGTGATACAAAGAGAGCTGCTATATGCTTGGATACTGCTCATATATGGGCTGCTGGGTACGATCTATCCTCTGAGGATGCTGTCAACCAAACTTTTGAGGAGTTTGATCAAAAAATAGGGTTGGATAAGCTAAAATTAATACATGCCAACGATACTAATGTGCGTATTGGGGGCGGAAGGGATAGGCATGAGAACATAGGCGAGGGAATAATTGGGGAGAGAGGATGGAAGGCTTTACTCACCAATCCTGGCATCCGATTCAAACCTTGGATACTCGAAACGCCTCAGATAGCAGATAAGAATTCAGGTGCAGAGCAAATAAAAAAGCTTAGGCAGTGGTGGGAAGGCAAAGATGATATCGGCAATTAA
- a CDS encoding YtxH domain-containing protein, whose product MGKLFRFILGAGVGLAVGAAIAMVAAPQSGEELKRKLDARRREAAEAARSAMAARERELRAEWESKVDALAIKRRAMSQ is encoded by the coding sequence GTGGGTAAACTCTTTAGGTTCATCTTGGGGGCAGGAGTTGGGCTAGCGGTCGGAGCTGCAATAGCTATGGTTGCTGCACCTCAATCTGGCGAAGAATTGAAAAGAAAGCTTGACGCTCGACGGCGAGAAGCTGCCGAGGCCGCAAGGAGCGCAATGGCTGCCAGGGAGCGAGAGCTCAGGGCTGAGTGGGAATCTAAGGTAGACGCGCTAGCTATCAAGAGAAGAGCTATGTCTCAGTAG
- the cutA gene encoding divalent-cation tolerance protein CutA: MTNEIVLIYTVCGSVEEAEKISHTLIRESLAACTNYWPIHSMYVWKDDLVHDSEVSMIVKTTHEKMAEACRRIQELHSYELPCILTLSPTYVDPSYATWIIAETKGSVSKDSSANNRELATET, encoded by the coding sequence ATGACGAACGAAATAGTACTGATTTATACCGTTTGTGGATCAGTTGAGGAGGCTGAGAAAATAAGCCATACGTTAATCCGCGAATCGCTTGCTGCCTGTACTAATTACTGGCCTATTCACAGCATGTATGTGTGGAAGGATGACCTAGTACACGACAGTGAAGTAAGCATGATAGTCAAGACAACACATGAAAAGATGGCCGAGGCTTGCAGGAGAATACAGGAGCTACACTCTTACGAGTTGCCCTGCATACTGACACTTTCTCCAACCTATGTTGATCCATCTTACGCGACGTGGATTATAGCTGAGACCAAAGGGAGTGTTAGTAAGGACTCCTCAGCTAATAACCGGGAGCTAGCTACTGAGACATAG
- a CDS encoding ArsR/SmtB family transcription factor: MNKLQALEQPQDICAEEHSPSSTYKHTLPLSDDLALDLAEVFGVLADSTRLKIITLLIGGESCVCEIAGKLGLKQSTVSHQLRLLRAMRLVKYRKTGRTVYYQLCDDHVVNLIQQTLNHLLESEADDEEEHESSREDRYQS, from the coding sequence ATGAATAAGTTACAAGCCTTAGAACAACCGCAAGATATATGCGCCGAAGAGCATAGCCCTTCTTCTACTTATAAACATACTTTACCACTCAGTGATGATCTAGCTTTGGATCTAGCTGAGGTATTTGGAGTGTTGGCCGATTCGACACGCCTGAAAATAATAACTCTTTTGATTGGCGGCGAATCGTGCGTGTGTGAAATAGCAGGCAAACTTGGACTCAAGCAGAGTACTGTTTCACATCAACTAAGGTTGCTAAGGGCTATGCGGCTTGTCAAGTATCGTAAGACAGGTCGTACAGTTTACTATCAATTATGTGATGATCACGTGGTCAACCTCATTCAACAAACTCTAAATCACTTACTTGAAAGTGAAGCAGATGATGAGGAAGAGCATGAATCAAGCAGAGAAGATCGTTATCAAAGTTGA